A region of the Thamnophis elegans isolate rThaEle1 chromosome 1, rThaEle1.pri, whole genome shotgun sequence genome:
AATCTTTTGTATGGTATTTAGAGATCAACATCTGGTCATGAAATGCCTatttatattaattgcagcaatgTTGATGTACCtgtgattttatttgttttgctctTGGCATATCATGCTGATTTACTGTTTTGTTGTTCTATTGTCTTTACTCTTCAAGGTTTTAATTGTACGCCACCATGAATCCTTGCAGAATGTAGTGATACAGAATATAaaaggcataaataaataaatgttcgtGTTTTAAATACAAACCTCAACAATTGTATTTGTATCCAGTTCTGCCGCTCTATTTAGTTCAGTTCCAGATTTTAATACTGTATAGCTTATACAGAAATAGACCAATCTGATTtgtattttttcacattttttcatATGCATATTTAATTGGTAGTATTCATATAACATCCTAAATTACAATCTAGTTAATACATTTTAGATAGCATATTGCTGAACTCATCTCTGCAGTTAGCCTATTGATCAAAAATATGAGAAGCTGCTAGCAGACCTGTGAACTGTTGGGTCATTTCAGGGATATTTCCTTTCCTAAACAGAGAAGCAGAATGACCATGGTCAAAATAGCCACGAGAGCAGGAGTGACATCTGATTTCCTGCTAGCTTAATCTCCAATAGCCAATAATGAGACTGGTTTACTTGGCCTCCAGAGGGCTAAGACAAGACCACTTTACTAAACCTCTGGATGGCAGTGTGGTAGCACTGAAGCCCCAACAAATTTGGCCAAATTTAAATTTCATGAGTCATAGGTCCTGGATTTTGAATGCATGCTGTAAGTTAGCCCATTGGAGGTACCTTCATTCAATGAAAGGTTATAAAGAGTTTTAGAAGTATTTagaagacagagagatagataataggtagatttatagatagatgatagtgtgCAATGATACAAATAGAgaggggggatggatggatggagagatagtagatagacagacagacagagaataggcaggtatagatagatagatagatagatagatagatagatagatagatagatattctatcTACCAATtatctaggtaggtaggtaggtaggtaggtaggtaggtaggtaggtaggtaggtaggtaggtagaaagaaaataagaagattgatagatgatagatagaacaaTAGAACAATTGATAGAAGGTTCACTACATCTTCCCTCCATCTAGACCAGCAAGAGTATATAGAATTAATTTTGTTCTAAGGATCATAAAGCAGGATGGAAATTAAATCTTGGTGTCTccataattaaaaatgaaagcaacTGCAATGAGTGAAAAATCTTTCCCCCCCAATCGATAGCTGTTTCCAACCTCTAATGGGGTTGAAGCTAATGATGGATGGTGTCAGAATACAAAAGGGGCAGGGACCATTTTTCTTCCTCAGGGAATGTAAACACATTTACTGATGATTTTGCcaagattttaaaatgtatttcaataGTTTTTATATCCTCCTTTTTGTACAtagcatcagattttttttttaaaaaaagaacaacataTACACTTTCTTTGCCTAAATATATGACACACCTGCAAGCTTTGCTTCTTCCTAATTCCACACATTTCCTAATTCCACACCTTAGTATGATTTGGAAGTCAAATTTCTTCCATTATTAACTTCatcttaataatatttattttaacaaagcatttctttaaaaaattcacaACATAGGGAGGTCAATTCAATACcatcattattatttaaaaatactcAGCAACAAGTGTGAACCTCAACCTAATTCCAAAAGTAATAAGATTTTGGGGAAAAGTTTGTGTCCTTTCTTTATACTTTGCAATAGTTCATCCACCTTCAGTTTATTTCATAGGTCTGTATAAAGCAACTGTTCTTTAGAACAAACTCACTGGTTTTTCTGACTTTGCATCTCATATTTAAGCTGCTAAACTAACAATTACTTATGGGgatatttccaaaaataaaatcttACAGATTAATGCTACATTTCAGATTTAGAGGGCATTTGTGGGGTAAATCTATCCTGTGATATCCAACTGATACCTGATATATTCAGAATATCTGCTGACAAAAAAGATGATTTGCAGTTCTATATTTTGAGCTTGTGGAGTGCCATGTGGGGctttgcattttatttaatatttcttgACCGCCCATCTCCTTCAGAGGAGCtatgtacagtagaacctctggtcacgaacacttctgaccacgaccaaattgggttccgaccaaaaaattcacatttttttcccccatggcCAACTCTGTATGATATTCAGAGATAGCAGTTAAGGGCTGAAGTACATTTTACATCTAAAGACATATACTTTTTATCTCAACAATAGTTAAAAAAGTTCCTCTGCAAAGGATCAGCAGGTAGGAGGGGATTATTTAATACATCCCACTCAATCACTTTTCTACAATTCCTCATCCTGAACTACTACTCTTCTTgacaaatattatttttcaacCATCTATGAACTATCCTTTTTCTAAAAAAGGTAACACCGGGAAAAGGGAAGGTTTAAACACCCTTGTATCCTATTATACTTTCTAGACATATTGTAGGAAGCACAACTGAATCTTACATGCTTCACTAGTAATATCTAGGCCTCCTTACAACTAATACCCTCTCCCTGGGCACCAAGAAATTATTCTAAATAAAATCTGGGCGATTCCCAGTTCATAAGCCAAGCACGTTTAGAGTAGTTGCTCCAGGAAGAGCTGGTTTACAGTCTGGGGATTCTCCTGGACTTTCAATTCCCATTGGCACAAGTAAAAACTGTGCCTTGGAGATCCTTTGCCTAGCTTTGACTGCCACGGGAGACATGGCCAGGCCAATGCATGCTCAGGTCAATGTCACTTCCTACTTTGGATTACTGGAATTCTCTCTAAGCTTGTGGCCTGGTTATCTGCAACACCATATATCCAAGCAAAATCTGCATGTCCAAGTCAGGCTGGCGGAGTGTGTACTGAGAGTCCTAACCTCCACTAAGATGAGGTAAGAGAGGAATTGGATCAAGCATTTTCATTGGAGTTCCTTTGCTGTGGAGTATGATATCATCAGAAATAAAGAGTTTTACTGTCATTCCTAATACTTAGAAAGTTTTGCAAAATGTGGCATTTTCAAAGTGCATTTGAGAACCAAGTAGTGAGTTGAAAATATGCTTGGGATAGATGATGGTGTTTCATCATGGTTATAATATACATAACAACCAACACATTACATTAGCAATTTGTGTTCTCCTTCTAAGGCCACTTAGATCTGAATGGTTGAAGGGACATAGAAATACTTTAGAAATAAAAATCCAACTTCAAATAGATGAAACTACTTCATGAAAGCTTCTCGCCCCAATGAGAATGGGAAGAGCAGAAACCTAGTTTATtggaaaaaatgttttagaaatgaAATGTTAACATAGGTGTATCCCTAACATTGATACAATAACAGCAAAAACAAGTCATACAGGAGTAGAAACATTTTATTACAAGTTTTCCAATACAGGCTCAATGATCGCTGGTTGAGACTCTTGTTGCAAGAGGAAGACAGGGCCTCATACTGCTTTACTAAGGAAGCGTATCTTGCAGTACATGCCCTTCAGGAATATTTTAGTGAGGTAGAGAATATTTCCctcaccacattaaaaaaaaaatagaaaagcacAGTGAAGAAGAGATAATCCAAATTctaaagatttttatttattccaaAACCCCATGTATTTTATAAAGATAAAGAACCTGTCACCAGCAATTATTTCGACTAGTAAACCAAGGATATGCACAACGGACGCTTTCTGTATATACTCCCAAAATGCCAATTGACGGGAAGTTCTGTGATGCAAGTGGAGATACTTCAGATTCTTAGATGCCAATTGGTATAAAGGTCTTTGAAGGCGATCACAGTTCTAAGACTTGAGACACTGATTGGTAGAAAGAtttgaaaggaaggggaaaactcCAGATTCTAAAATGTTGAGTAGCTGGAAAGTGCTAGGATCCTCCAAGGGTGGTGCAAAGAGGAAAGCGAGTGTTACGTGCGGGCATTGCGCTCTGTCTCTGCCAGACACTCTCTTACTAGGGCCCGAGCATGAATAATACCTGCAGAAAGAAAGTCACAGGAGTAAGATATGCTGAATAATGGATTTCAAAGTAGCAACACAAACCACAAAGAATGTGACATAATTTGCAACTGTAGTATCTTCCATATAAAAAGTATATATCTTATTAATTAAATTCAAGATCAATCAGAAGATGTAAGGCAAAATGCAGATAAGTGGGTTTGAATAAATCAGAAAGTACAGGCACTAACTGGCAGCAATGCAGTTTATACAACATGTTGCACAGCTGTCTTGCAGAAACAAATCAACGTTTCCCTACAAGCTAGGTTTATACTTGCTGGGTATAGATTCTAATCTAGCAGGTTCTACCTGTTCCTACTGTGGCTAGCTATTTGCACTAGTGAGAACTGATTTGGTGGAAATACTGAGCTCTGGCCTTAGGGTTAGGGagttcttttcattctttcctgAGGAAGACTAGAACTTTAAACTAACAATTACAAACTCAAAAGTCATGACTTGGAAGAGTTAAATGGAAATTGCCACATTAGCCATCTGTTAATCACTGTGCAACATTGTATTTGAGAAGAGGTAAGTTTGCAGAACTTCTGGGAAAGTCAGCCATATATATGCGAACTTATAAGGAACCTGAGAAATTTCAACTAGTGCCAGTCTCTGACAGGACAAATTTGAGTAACTGCCCAAAAGTGAGTAATTGTACTCATATACTATGATGAGGATGCTTCTTACCTCGCTTCAGTCGTTCCATAGCACTCTTGCTACCTGCATATGTAGGTCGTATCTCTTTGCCCATCTCTTcaattacagaaagcaaatctgtGTATGTGCTCTGGGAGCCTTGGGCACCTGGTGGCTTCATAGCCTGCAAGATCAACAGCAGAAATCAAAAACAGGAACCTTCTTCCATTATTTCCATCAATGGGCAAGACCCTTCTCATCCTTATGTGCTCACCTGAACGTAGCCCATAGATGGGGGCCCAAAATCGTTGAAGAGAGGTCGAAAGGGGGCAGATGTTCCAGGGACAGAACCAGATGGGGATGGAACACTGGTAGCTGAAAAATAAGTGATGGCATTAAGCTCGCTGCTTAATCTAAATTCTTGGGGCTCATGGACTTCTTGTAAGGGGGTAACACTGTAATTTTGTTATTTCTCTTTATGGAAACAACTAAGACAATAATGGAAGGATTTGTTTTGAGTAAACTAagaggttgttttgtttttaaaaaatccagaatcAGATTTACAGTATAGGCCTTCTGAACTGCTCATGGGAATTTGATTTTCAAATGACAACATTTCTATTTGAACAATTATGTAGGACAGTTGTCATAAATCACACAACTGAAGAGTTTTATGGCAACGTCTATAATCTAAAATAGGGGAAAGGGAATTGGGTGTGACTATTTTTGTATAGATGAAAAACAATATATTATTTAATCTTGGAAATCAGTCACCAGACCTCAATCAGTTACATAAAGAGTTGGTTTTTGGTGTTCAAAACATTCATTTAAACTCAAGGATGTGATTAACCAATTTGCAATTTTTCATGAGTTAAAGGAAAATGTTAATTACATGATTTCTTCTTCCTATCATAAATACATAACAAAGAATTACACAATATATCTGAATATGTTACTTTAACTTTGGGGCacttatttggaaatattttttaatattcaaaAATGCATGAATTAGTATAATATATTCAGAAGCTGAAAAGACTAAACCAAACCTGGAGCCACAAAAGGATTTTTATAATCAGCATCtagttaaaatatattaattttgtaTGGAAGATTTTTGATAGTCTCCCTAGAATAAGTACCATTATTTGAATATTAAGCATTTTAtgattaaattgtttcaaatttaAATTTGGAGAATGTGGTCAAGTTTACGAtgagactgaaaaaaaaattatattcttGAAAGTGTAAACCATTTAATGTTTTCACCATTAACAAAACAGAATTTCCTTGGATTAGTACACATCTTGCCAAGCCAAGGTTAATATTTATGTACATTACACAACTGTATGTAGCTTACATTCTTTCTAATCCTAgaaagtttatttaaaaatgcaaatatacttacatacatttttaaaaagctgcttatatgtgaatgcagctattagtttattttaacttattttacCAGTCTTTGAATAAAATACTTGTTCTTGCATGTTTACTATGTTTTATATCTTTGATTCCTTCGTTAGGAtcgaaagaaaagaaatttaattttAGGCTTCACCTTATCTTCTCTCTTATTTTAGATTCTAATATTATATTGACAGTGTAATCTTATCTTGAGTGACAAACTAATTGTCACCTTTACCTTGTGCAGAGGGACTCAGCTAATTCATATCTTCATTACCATCTGGCTGACTCCTGCAATTCACTTTATATGAGGTTgccatcttccccccccccttcccttttcccacACTTGTTATTtgtgtacattttgtttttgctgGAGTTATATGA
Encoded here:
- the CDK2AP2 gene encoding cyclin-dependent kinase 2-associated protein 2 isoform X3; the encoded protein is MGYVQAMKPPGAQGSQSTYTDLLSVIEEMGKEIRPTYAGSKSAMERLKRGIIHARALVRECLAETERNART
- the CDK2AP2 gene encoding cyclin-dependent kinase 2-associated protein 2 isoform X2; its protein translation is MFPGLKPPASTSVPSPSGSVPGTSAPFRPLFNDFGPPSMGYVQAMKPPGAQGSQSTYTDLLSVIEEMGKEIRPTYAGSKSAMERLKRGIIHARALVRECLAETERNART
- the CDK2AP2 gene encoding cyclin-dependent kinase 2-associated protein 2 isoform X1; this encodes MSYKPIAPAPTSSGAAGTSSSSASPAPGAPPVATSVPSPSGSVPGTSAPFRPLFNDFGPPSMGYVQAMKPPGAQGSQSTYTDLLSVIEEMGKEIRPTYAGSKSAMERLKRGIIHARALVRECLAETERNART